The Leptospira perdikensis genome includes the window CCACCTTCTACAAATGTAATCGAACTCGGAGGGTCTTTGGGATCCGCATTGAGTGGGTTCAAAATCCAACAACCTAAAGCAAATAAGCAGATCCAATTAGTAAAATTCATTGGTTTTTTGTTCATTGTCTTACCTACCATAAATTCGTAACCGAATGGAATTGATAGATCCCGTGTCCGCTGCACTGGCATCATACACACGTATGATCCAGGTTCCATTGGGATTTTCTCCTAGAGTGCGAGCTAGGCCAAAACGATAAGTTGGAGAACCTGTCATCGTTGCAATAGAAGTATTCCCTGAAGAACATAAAGAATTACTGTAAGGATTGAGACAAGCATGTGGTTCTGTTAGGAAACTGGTAGTTCCACTTGGAGAGGTAATAAGAATGTATAACTCTGGAAAAAATGTATGATATGATGTGAATTCTACATCCACATATTCAATGTAACTGATACTTGAGGAAACAATATAATTAACCGTTGCCCCAGTTACTACATCATTATCGGGTATAGGTGTATTCGGAGACAATGTCGCCTTAGTATCTATGATTTGAGGTGTCGTAATCGGGGACCAAGTACCTACTCTCTGAATGAGATTATCGGCGTTCACTGCACCAAACCCATATTTATGATTTATGTTTAAGCCGGCTGCATTTATACTCCAATCCGTATCTGTTGGATCGTTTTGTCGTGCGGAATAAGCAACTAACTCTCGTATGTCGCGCCAAGTAAGGTTGGGATAATAACTTGCCAAAAGTGCAATAACACCTGCAGCTAATGGAGTGGCCGATGAAGTTCCGTTGAATTTTCTAGTGTAGTTTCCAAACGAATAATCTCCAGAAGTACCGCCAGCATTCAATCCATTAACACCCGAAGCATCCGTTGTAGAAATGGCCGTTGTGTAAGCGGTTGCATTATTACCTTGGGTATGGGCAACCGTCCATAAGTTAGCACCTGATTCAGAATAGTTGGCCTTTTTGCCATCTTGACCTATTCCAC containing:
- a CDS encoding S8 family serine peptidase, translated to MNRMKTAISILVFVSMIFGNCTPVNDNDPLSDSLFYYFLLQAVANAKEENCVFAPGGNGDALYNDQWHLQNIGQSGGTVGEDANVNPIWNQGISGNQVIVSVVDDGLDIRHEDLSSNISVTARGLNLLNSTIYPTHTYLKSFHGTAVGGVIAARGGNGIGVRGAAPCSKLVGVNILEKSTIYTSDEYRAMVNESARVSISNNSWGSPDGYGWLWPSSSLWQQGVTEGIQKGKSGKGTVYVWAAGNGANGGSISSPVLVDNANYDGQANYYGVMAIGGIGQDGKKANYSESGANLWTVAHTQGNNATAYTTAISTTDASGVNGLNAGGTSGDYSFGNYTRKFNGTSSATPLAAGVIALLASYYPNLTWRDIRELVAYSARQNDPTDTDWSINAAGLNINHKYGFGAVNADNLIQRVGTWSPITTPQIIDTKATLSPNTPIPDNDVVTGATVNYIVSSSISYIEYVDVEFTSYHTFFPELYILITSPSGTTSFLTEPHACLNPYSNSLCSSGNTSIATMTGSPTYRFGLARTLGENPNGTWIIRVYDASAADTGSINSIRLRIYGR